A window of Natrinema versiforme contains these coding sequences:
- a CDS encoding DUF2892 domain-containing protein, protein MQRNVGGLDRIVRGALGIWLLAVAVAAAIADRRLIAVTAGIAASGLLFNVATRFCGGNYLLGIDTTDAASCSRE, encoded by the coding sequence ATGCAGCGAAACGTCGGCGGATTGGACCGAATCGTCAGGGGAGCGCTCGGAATTTGGTTGCTCGCAGTCGCCGTCGCGGCGGCGATCGCCGATCGACGCCTCATCGCGGTGACGGCCGGGATCGCAGCGTCCGGTCTGCTGTTCAACGTCGCGACGCGGTTCTGCGGCGGGAACTACCTGCTGGGTATCGACACGACCGACGCCGCGTCCTGTTCCCGGGAGTGA
- a CDS encoding helix-turn-helix domain-containing protein, with protein sequence MKRVRITLDPQGSYAPPIYDRLAGGATYLERALIVNWNVATPPTAFLFRLEGEYRRFERVLAESETVTEYEVLPVTDRECYCFFEGEVSRAARSLFETFTRGGLVTVPPIECNADGTNTFTIVGTAADVQAAVEGAPDAVDVTIETVGGERVAADSVVSRLPARQREAVEIALELGYYDVPRDATSEDVARELGCATATAAEHLQKAESTVMGSLLDR encoded by the coding sequence ATGAAGCGCGTCCGCATCACTCTGGATCCGCAGGGGAGCTACGCACCGCCGATATACGACCGCCTCGCGGGCGGGGCGACCTATCTCGAGCGAGCGTTGATCGTCAACTGGAACGTCGCGACCCCGCCGACGGCGTTCCTGTTCCGACTCGAGGGCGAGTACCGCCGCTTCGAACGCGTGCTGGCGGAGAGCGAGACGGTTACCGAGTACGAGGTGCTCCCGGTCACCGATCGGGAGTGTTACTGTTTCTTCGAGGGCGAGGTCTCGCGGGCCGCGCGCTCGCTGTTCGAGACCTTCACTCGCGGGGGCCTCGTGACGGTGCCACCGATCGAATGCAACGCGGACGGGACGAACACGTTTACCATCGTCGGGACGGCGGCCGACGTTCAGGCCGCGGTCGAGGGGGCTCCCGACGCGGTCGACGTCACCATCGAGACGGTCGGTGGGGAACGGGTCGCCGCCGACAGCGTCGTCAGCCGACTGCCCGCCCGCCAGCGAGAAGCGGTCGAAATCGCCCTCGAACTCGGCTATTACGACGTTCCGCGCGATGCGACCAGCGAGGATGTCGCCCGCGAGTTAGGGTGTGCGACCGCGACCGCAGCGGAGCACCTCCAGAAGGCCGAGTCGACGGTGATGGGATCCCTGCTTGATCGGTGA
- a CDS encoding MarR family winged helix-turn-helix transcriptional regulator has product MSTDVGTPEGQTARELVRFVTQETRFALLSNILQHPERLPSMYELEQLNPSVSDATVYKHVQKLIDAGMVEAVALPEDERQQGYPWKFYRLTDEGREFLANHNLLAAEETLRRIYETISDKPEKMIRYENAPRPDLE; this is encoded by the coding sequence ATGAGCACCGACGTGGGGACTCCCGAGGGGCAGACCGCCCGGGAACTCGTCCGCTTCGTGACCCAAGAAACGCGCTTTGCGCTGCTTTCCAATATCCTCCAGCATCCCGAGAGGCTGCCGTCGATGTACGAACTCGAGCAGCTGAACCCGAGCGTGAGCGACGCGACGGTCTACAAGCACGTCCAGAAACTGATCGACGCCGGAATGGTCGAGGCGGTCGCGCTGCCCGAGGACGAACGCCAGCAGGGCTATCCGTGGAAGTTCTACCGCCTGACCGACGAGGGCCGCGAGTTCCTCGCAAACCACAACCTGCTCGCGGCCGAGGAAACGCTGCGACGGATCTACGAGACGATTTCCGATAAGCCCGAGAAGATGATCCGATACGAGAACGCCCCCCGTCCCGACCTCGAGTGA
- a CDS encoding universal stress protein — protein MYNAILVPTDGSEHAVRAAEHALAIARWFDAPVHLLTVVDVAAAGGLFNAGGVDEEFVARLEEDGAAAIERIEAIATEGDDIRSAIRRGYPPEEILEYADEHGIELIAMGTHGRTGVNRYVAGSVTERVVRQSPVPVLTARATDGDEPIENYDEILLPTDGSDAAAAAVEHGLAIAKRADARVHAVNIVDVSTLAASPHVAAPSDLLDAFESEGEAATEAVATRAQDADVDAVTAVREGIPSTGLLEYADENDIELIAMGTHGRTGLERYLLGSTTERTVRHADVPVLTIGASDGDSSQD, from the coding sequence ATGTACAACGCTATTCTCGTCCCGACGGACGGCAGCGAGCACGCGGTCCGGGCCGCCGAACACGCGCTGGCCATCGCCCGCTGGTTCGACGCGCCGGTTCACCTCCTCACCGTCGTCGACGTGGCCGCCGCGGGCGGGCTCTTCAACGCCGGCGGCGTCGACGAGGAGTTCGTCGCCCGACTCGAGGAAGACGGCGCGGCGGCAATCGAGCGAATCGAAGCGATAGCGACTGAGGGGGACGACATTCGCTCGGCGATCCGCAGAGGATACCCGCCCGAGGAAATCCTCGAGTACGCCGACGAGCACGGGATCGAATTGATCGCGATGGGGACCCATGGCCGAACGGGAGTGAACCGCTACGTCGCGGGCAGCGTCACCGAACGCGTCGTCCGCCAGTCACCCGTTCCGGTGCTGACCGCGCGGGCGACCGACGGTGACGAGCCGATCGAGAACTACGACGAAATCCTCCTGCCCACCGACGGGAGCGACGCCGCGGCCGCCGCGGTCGAGCACGGGCTCGCGATCGCAAAGCGGGCGGACGCACGCGTGCATGCGGTCAACATCGTCGATGTCAGCACCCTCGCAGCCAGTCCGCACGTTGCCGCGCCGAGCGACCTCCTCGACGCGTTCGAATCCGAGGGCGAAGCGGCGACTGAAGCGGTCGCAACGCGAGCGCAAGACGCCGACGTGGACGCCGTTACCGCCGTCCGAGAGGGGATTCCGTCCACCGGCCTCCTCGAGTATGCCGACGAGAACGACATCGAATTGATCGCGATGGGGACCCACGGGCGAACCGGCCTCGAGCGCTATCTCCTCGGAAGTACGACCGAACGAACCGTCAGGCACGCGGACGTGCCGGTGCTCACCATCGGGGCGAGCGACGGCGACTCGAGCCAGGACTGA
- the tenA gene encoding thiaminase II: MATSDRLLEAGADVWDAQTSHPFVTELADGTLADDAFRTWVRQDYRYLLDYARVFAIAGTKAREEDTMTHLFGVAHTTLDEEMDLHREFAADYGLSPADLESVRKAPTCVAYTNFLLRTAHEGTLPEIAAAIYPCGQGYLDIAEHMAELAPDEDHRYTPFIETYTSDEFREVVDWMRTFVDRCGERHPDQYEAMEDAFLTSARLEYRFWEMAYRQEGWGIPGDEQ; the protein is encoded by the coding sequence ATGGCAACCAGTGATCGACTCCTCGAGGCGGGCGCAGACGTCTGGGACGCACAGACGAGCCATCCCTTCGTGACGGAACTCGCGGACGGCACGCTCGCCGACGACGCGTTTCGAACGTGGGTGCGACAGGACTACCGGTACCTGCTCGACTACGCGCGCGTATTCGCGATCGCGGGAACGAAGGCGCGCGAGGAGGACACGATGACCCACCTGTTCGGGGTCGCACACACCACACTCGACGAGGAGATGGACCTCCACCGCGAGTTCGCCGCCGACTACGGGCTCTCTCCGGCGGATCTCGAGTCAGTCCGGAAGGCGCCGACCTGTGTCGCCTACACGAACTTCCTGTTGCGAACCGCCCACGAGGGAACGCTTCCGGAAATCGCGGCCGCGATCTACCCCTGCGGACAGGGCTACCTCGACATCGCCGAGCACATGGCCGAACTGGCACCCGACGAAGACCACCGGTACACGCCCTTCATCGAGACGTACACGAGCGACGAGTTCCGTGAGGTCGTCGACTGGATGCGGACCTTCGTCGATCGCTGCGGCGAGCGCCACCCCGACCAGTACGAGGCGATGGAAGACGCCTTCCTCACGAGCGCCCGGCTCGAGTACCGGTTCTGGGAGATGGCCTACCGACAGGAGGGGTGGGGAATTCCGGGGGACGAGCAGTAG
- a CDS encoding CBS domain-containing protein, giving the protein MELPTPADLRQRRTELGLTQSELADTADVSQPLIARIEGGDVDPRLSTLRRIVNALEKAESDVIRAEDLMNEAVVSVGPGDPVSDAAQKMEEEAYSQLAVIQDGIPVGSISQSDLVHLDSEDRDEPIEEHMSESFPTVSKDATLDEISNLLEHYKAVMITEAGETVGIITEADIAARLS; this is encoded by the coding sequence ATGGAACTCCCAACGCCTGCCGACCTCCGACAACGCCGCACCGAACTCGGACTCACGCAGAGCGAACTCGCGGACACGGCCGACGTCTCGCAGCCGCTGATCGCCCGGATCGAGGGCGGCGACGTGGACCCGCGTCTCTCGACGCTCCGCCGGATCGTCAACGCCTTGGAAAAGGCCGAAAGCGACGTCATCCGTGCCGAGGACCTGATGAATGAGGCCGTCGTCAGCGTCGGTCCCGGCGACCCCGTCAGCGACGCCGCCCAGAAAATGGAGGAAGAGGCCTACTCCCAACTCGCGGTCATTCAGGACGGCATTCCAGTCGGATCGATCAGCCAGAGCGACCTCGTCCACCTCGACTCCGAGGACCGCGACGAACCCATCGAGGAACACATGAGCGAGAGCTTCCCGACCGTCTCGAAGGACGCCACGTTAGACGAAATCAGCAACCTCCTCGAGCACTACAAGGCCGTGATGATCACCGAGGCCGGCGAAACCGTCGGGATCATCACCGAAGCCGACATCGCCGCACGACTGTCCTAG